DNA sequence from the Dreissena polymorpha isolate Duluth1 chromosome 3, UMN_Dpol_1.0, whole genome shotgun sequence genome:
tcattttttttacgcatatgtatcatccatGCTGGGATTTGTCAAAGCGGAAAACATTCGACGCGTTCATCGTAAATATTGTAAAAGACTATTAAAGgcatcttttcacggtttggtaagttgacaaaattgaaaaaagttgtttcagattcgcaaattttccttttagttatgatatttgtgagaaaacagtattactgaacatttaccatagtccaatatagccattatatgtatcttttgacgatttgaaaacctaaaaattataaagcgttgcaacgcgaaacgattgaataatgtggagagttcttttgttgtcgtttaaatatgtgaaactatgaagattgcttatataatgtataaaatacataagcTGTGTACACCAGGCGGAATTGCCGAGAGGGctgatgcgtttttacttcagactaattccaggactctgggggtcactggttcgagccctggtaccggctactgtttttcctttttttaattttattgtttattttttacttgagcttttaagatccaatgttcacatttatcaatataaagcatttaatgacaaacttcaaaatatgccaaaatctgtgaaatggctCCTTTAAGGTAGcacacccctaatgatttcccgcgatttattttacgatcattgccgatcttcaatgatcggttatttccgagagatgcattttatttttttctaacttcgaattttgatatatgttaacgtaattcctttagaatacattattttcacaataaatattgactttgatccaaatatcatctgaaaaatacgatttcgcgctTTCTTCAAAGATCAAAGAGCCTTTGtacctgtttacttatgaatatctaatttaagcttgcacTAATGTGAATTTGttgtggccgagtggttaaggcgatgcactagaaatattttgggatcttcccgcgcaggttcgaatcctgccgacatcgcatactttttgcgacgcgttttatttcttttcttacgtaatttgatttaatatagcatataagctatgcttattgttaaatatgttgaaatttttatgcacatccttaaatttttaaaattaaattaacgttatggctaaattgggtgatttactgctgaaaatatgaatgatgcatgttgcatttttatttcaaaaagtaaacggtaaatctgtctagttcttggcatttttgctgtatatagtgtttctataaaaacttagtttaaaatataactttaatgatactattttgaattttatgacactttgtttttaaccgactcaATTTTTACTTCGCTGAAATTACTTACATTttatggcgctcttccatagataacaatttgtaaaaaaataaatgtctgtaaaagaatacttatttcatattgtttaaactttaaacacctttactgcatctgtacacaccaactgcatgcccatatttggaaatttgaatgaattatggaacttttatataccccaggggtgaaaataaactggacaaaagccgagcgtgggtgtggttttgaaaaaatcggaatatttttttataagcatggaaagcctacctacaaatttgtatgtagttcagtgaaatgatgctgattaagaaaataattaataagattatatttggatatgtgcccattaggggtgcgctaccttaaatgtaAAAATGTCAATATAAAGATTATCGCTACAGGCCGAAGTTGGTCGATGCACcttatatatatagacatatatgtcAGGATCgttaaatgttgtttaaaaatatatactttaaacCAGTGATATTGTACTCTGAAATAAGTTGCTAGATTAGAAACTGAACACTTAAATACCAAAACAGTTAGTCATCGAAATTATTTGACATTCTCAACCATACCGGTTTTACCGATGCATGGCTATTCCCTCAATATATGAACACTGATCAATATATCCCGTTATTATCAACCTGATTAAAGGACAAGTACATCACTAACTGTAATGTCAGTGTCACATCATCATGGCATATTGAAATGATGCAAGGATATGTATGAGGAAATTTAACTTGAGGAAACTTACGTAGGGTATTAAACAATAAGTTTTATGtacttttaaagttctttttATTGGACATGCCTATTTAGCTCACTTGTGTACTTGTGTAAGTTCTCaatttgagcttttgtgatcaacTTGTGCCCGACGCCCCTCGTCGTGCGCCGTGCGGTGTCAAGTTTTAACTTGTGGTGTGGtcttattgtggggtgggggagCTGGTGTACTAGGATGAAACCCCACCTTACcgatatggtgaccaccaaccgaACTCACATGCGTCGGGAGCGGGTAAAACATCTGGGTAAAGTGGGCTCAAACAAATCGGTAACCAAGTCAACTCGTCTATAGTTGGTGAACTTTGCACTCAGATAAGCGCTTTAGGACAATGGTCGCCCTCTTGTCTTCCCATGACATCAATAGTTATTTTAACATAGCAAACACCCATTTAGGGAATGAAATGTAATACAAGAGGATTTAATGTACAATAATTAAAATACGTACGTATTTATGAATTTCAGGATAAAGGATGGAAGTATTGCACTTTTTGGGAACCAAGGCATCTGTGTCCATTTGCGTCGTTGCAGCGCTCATTTCCTTTGGCAGTAGATGTAACTATCCGATGGAGTTCATCATTTTGTACGTTGGAACAATAGTTCTTATGCTGACGATGACCGTAAACAGGGAGATAAATATAGGACTTGTTTGTACATCCTTCACTCTTCTAATTATGCTAATTATGCTAATTTTGTGTTCGGAAGACTCTGGTTTTCGACGAAATACGCTATTCTTTGAAGACAACATTTTTCCATATTTTCAGTGCAACAAAACAATAAACTGGTGTTTTCAGGAATGTGCTTTTGTATATATTTTCCTTTACCGATTCATTTCTTTGTTGCATATTCCTGCTATCCGCTTCGTGGTTGGCATTTGTTTTCTTTTCGTACACgccatttttttcttgtttcttctAGAGGTTATCGTTATTTATATTccatcatttatttacttttcaaTATCAGGAAACTTCGTTTACTCCTTTGAAGAAAATATTACGAAAGCTTATCCAGAGGGATATTTTTCCcctaaatatgtaaacaaaacttCATATCCTCATCCTGTTATTCAAACGAAGCGTTACATCAAAGATTCAACTGGTAAATATATTATCGTATCGAATTTTGAACATACAATTTCGGAACTGGAAAGAAATTCTCCAGTGCGTCATTATTATATAGATAGATACTTAGGAGAAGATGTGTCCATCGATTGCAGTTACTTTTTGGAACATGATTACAAAAAGCGTCAAACATCGTGGACTCTAAACGATAAAGATATGTCGCTATTTTCAACCAGGTATATTACAGAGGATAAAGAATTATACGCCGATGAATCGGACACATTAATCAAGTCTACGCTGTCAGTTCGTTTACTTCGGAAATCGGATTTTGGTGTGTATCTATGTCGAAAACCTATTGTGTATTACGAAAACGACAAAACGTcgaaatggaaaaacaaaacattgataaagCAGAATGTTGTTATTAGTGTATTTACACTTAAGGAAATACATCCAAAACCTACTTTATTAAATCTCGAAGTAGGAAATTTAATTGCCACTGAGTACTTCTTTTGGTATAACACTGCGCAAGACATCCAAGAAGTGAGTGTTGAATATACAGTCAATAATAAAGACATTGATCTAATTTTTTCTGGTTCTACGTGCTCATTCGGTACAAGAATATTACATTGGATCAAAAATAAAGGAGCAAGCACTAGTGTGTTCCCATATATTGGAATTGGTGGAATTCCCAATTTTACGGACTCGAAGAGAGCGATCGTTTACTATTGTCTCTTTCCTCAAGCTTTCGGGATACATCGTATTAATTTTATGCGATACGTCGATATTCCAGGAAAAAGGGATGGTTTCTACGAAAATGTTCAACATCCATATGTCTTCGTCGTTCTTCCACATTCGAAATTATCGTTTTTCCGTTACTTCGACGATTCGATGGTATATGCTGAGTTGGAAAACcttgtacagtctgcacagccaATAGAACTGATAGAGATGAAAGTTGACGCTCTCATTAAGCTTCTAAGTTCAAATGAAGAAA
Encoded proteins:
- the LOC127870711 gene encoding uncharacterized protein LOC127870711 codes for the protein MEVLHFLGTKASVSICVVAALISFGSRCNYPMEFIILYVGTIVLMLTMTVNREINIGLVCTSFTLLIMLIMLILCSEDSGFRRNTLFFEDNIFPYFQCNKTINWCFQECAFVYIFLYRFISLLHIPAIRFVVGICFLFVHAIFFLFLLEVIVIYIPSFIYFSISGNFVYSFEENITKAYPEGYFSPKYVNKTSYPHPVIQTKRYIKDSTGKYIIVSNFEHTISELERNSPVRHYYIDRYLGEDVSIDCSYFLEHDYKKRQTSWTLNDKDMSLFSTRYITEDKELYADESDTLIKSTLSVRLLRKSDFGVYLCRKPIVYYENDKTSKWKNKTLIKQNVVISVFTLKEIHPKPTLLNLEVGNLIATEYFFWYNTAQDIQEVSVEYTVNNKDIDLIFSGSTCSFGTRILHWIKNKGASTSVFPYIGIGGIPNFTDSKRAIVYYCLFPQAFGIHRINFMRYVDIPGKRDGFYENVQHPYVFVVLPHSKLSFFRYFDDSMVYAELENLVQSAQPIELIEMKVDALIKLLSSNEEKVLFIANCVQCVIITCTVVIVPLLSKILSKLYFAYIIFKPARLLFFALPSVEQMLMIEGPVYDVFISHSDEERIFVTDQLVPFLEKYVGVNVCFSGSDELKPGLQVIRQFIDHITKSCKIIVVLSTDYHEDYHCERLQLELIILPLFYEEKRKKTDILFILYNDGARLPEILRWNFEAQHLGWNNHLPDRLKLETVRRWITTGDVSIS